TTATGCGGGGATTCGGTGCTGCCCATGGGAGAGCGCACCAGGCAATAAATGGGACGCTGCGTGCTCTTGAGCAATGCGCGAACCACATGGCGCCCAAGCAGTCCCGTTGCCCCCGTTACCAATATACCGTCCTTGGCGCGACTGACTCCTGGCGCACTGCGGCGAATCAAGCCCTTGAGTCGTTCAAACTCAGCGTGGCGCCAGTCCTTGAAGTCTCGTGGGTGTTTTTTTGCGATCTCAGGGCCGCCAACATCGTTCAAGATGGCCCCCAGGCTGGGGTATTCATAGAGTGTGGAAAGTGGCCACTCGTGCCCGCTGTGTTTGTGTAACAGCATGGCCAAGCGCACGATTTCCAACGAATCCGCCCCATTTTCAACAAGGCTGGCATCCCATTCCAGTTCGCGACCGCCCAACGTCGACTGTATTTCCCGGGCAATTTCGCTTCCCGCAAAAGGGGACGACAGGTCTTTGCTCGTGGCGTCTACAACAACCATTGCGAGCCCTCTTACTGCGTTGTAATCGATTTTTCCAGCCAGGTTACGCGGTATTTCGTCGAGCAGAATGAAGCTGTTCGGAACCATGTAGGATGGCAGGTCCAACATCAATTGTTGACGTAGCGCCAGTTGCGAGACCTGCATGCCGGGCATCAGTTGAACGACACAAAGAAGCTTGCTGTCACTGCCGGCGTCCGTCATGAAAACGCAGCAGTCAGACACTTCCGGCAGTGTTCGAACAATGGACTCGATTTCACCCAGGCTTATCCTGAAGCCTTGCCGCTTCACCACGTTATCCATACGTCCGTGATACTCCAACGCTCCATCGCGGCCAATGCGTCCCAGGTCTCCGCTTTTGTAGTAGCGGCGCAGGCTCCGATCGTTTTCCATCCGCACAAAGAATTTTTCCGCCGTCATGTCCGGATTGTGTAAATACCCCTCGGCCACGCCTGGACTGGATATGCATATCTGCCCCATTGCGCCGAGCGGTGCAGGTTTATCGAAACGGTCCAGCAAGACAATTCGGCTACCGGCAATGGGCCGACCAATAGAGATGTCGTTTCTTGAATCGTCATCCGTGTCAGGAAGTCGTACTCGCTGGAGAGCGGTAACGACGGTCGTCTCGGTTGGACCATAGGAATTGATCAACGTCGGGCGCGGCGCGGGGAGACGGTACCAGTTGTGTATGTCTGATTTATAAAGGGCTTCTCCGCCAATCACGACCAGATTGACGCAAGAAGGAAAACGCAGCTGTTGGGAAGTACAAGCCAGACTGAGTTCTCGCCAGTACCCGGTCGGCAAGTCAAGAAAAGTAATCTGCTGCTCGTCGAGAAACTGCAGAAAGCTGGCAGGCTGCAAATCGACGGATGAATCACGGATGACCAGTGTTCCACCGGCCATCAGGCAGCAATAGATTTCTTCGACAGAGGCGTCGAACGAGACAGTCGCAAACTGCAGGACCTTGTCCTGGCTCGTAAGGCCGAACGAGTGCCTGGCCACGCTGGCGTAATACGAGAGCGATGCGCGAGAGATCAAGACACCCTTTGGCCGCCCCGTGGTCCCGGAGGTAAACAGTACATATCCGCACCGTGGCTCGTCGTCGGGTTGAGCTGCGCTCAGGGAGAGCCCCACCGCCACGACAGCATCGCCTTCTATAACCCAGCCTACCCGCGCATCTTCAAGCATCAGCTTGCTTCGCTCAGGAGGAAGCTGCGGGTCTATTGGAATGTAGATAGCATCCAGGGAGAGAACCGCCAAGGCCGCAACGACGAAGTCGCCGGACCGGGACATCCGCAACGCCACTCGACTGCCGGGCCTCACGCCTTGGTCTGCCAGTTGGGCGGCCAGCTCGCGAATGTCAGCCGACAACTGTCCGTAACTGATCACTCGGCCGGCGTCGCAAATCGCCACTTTGTCCGGGTCACGGCTGGCGTGCCCCTCGAAAGCCTCCAGTACATCCTGCTCATCGATTCCGTGCAATTTTCCAAGCAATTCGGAATTCGAATGTTCTGGGCGGGCGCGCTCCAAGAGGTCCGGCACAACGAAACAATTTTCGTGCTGCAATGCGCAAGCGATGCTATGCAATGTGTCGAAAATCTCATGGGCCAGGCTGCGCTCGAGAAACTGTCCATCAAAGATCAACTCGACGTTGGTTGCACTGACGCACATCTGCAGGCGAGCGGCGCCAAATACGCCTGGGCACTGTTCTGTGTCGGACCAGGCGCAGACCTGCCATGAAGTACTCTGCGCGCCAGAGAAAGCCCCCAGCGTTGCCTTGCAGAAATCGAGAAGTGTGCGGGCCGGCGCCTGCAAATCGATGTTCGGGCAGTCAAACTGCTCTCGGCGCGATACGACAGTGCAGTTCAAGTTTTCGACCCAATTGGCGTACCAGCTAGCCGTTATGAGCCAGGCCGCAAGTAGCCGGACCTCCAGATCAGAGTCCGGAGTAGCCCGTTCAAGCTTGATCGACGTCTCGGTCACGCCGCATTCCTCGGCGTGGATTTGTGGATTGCGCGCCGGACCTGTGTGTTCGATTTCATCGAAGGTCATCTCTAATAATCCTTTATAGGTGAGTCGCAACGACAATCAGCCTAATGCGGCAACGATCACTCGGCAGAGATGGTCGATCTGCTCTCGATTGATACAGAGCGGCGGGGCAATTTCTATCGTGGGATCGTTTCGGGTGTAATACAAAGAGGTGATGATCCCGCTGTTCAACAATCGCTCTCGAATCACTTTCACTTCCTCGGCCGTGGCAGGCGCCGAAGAGTCGATTGATCGCAGGTGGATCGCCTGAAGCAAACCAGTTCCGGTGAGCCCGGAGACTTTTGGGTGGTTCCCAAACAAGTCTTGAAGCACACCTTTCAAGTAAATGCCCATGGACGAGGCGTTTTCAAGCAACCGCTCGCGCTCGAGAATCCCGATGTTTTCAAGGGCGGCGGCAGCAGCAGCCGGACGACCGCCAAACGTAGCGCCGTGGGCGAACATGCTGTCTTCGCCCTGAGCAAAGACCGAAGCGACCCGCTCGCTGACGATCGTGGCGCCGAGCGAGTCGTATCCGCTTGTAAGCCCTTTCGCGCAAATAACAATATCGGCCTCAAGCCCATACTGCTCGGCGCTGAACCAACTGCCCAGGCGCCCGAACCCGGTGATGACTTCATCGACGATCAATAACGCGCCGGTTTCCTCGCGCAAGCGCCTCAAGCCATCAAGATACTCAGTTGTGGGGGTTACCATGCCATTGCTGGTTTCAACCGTTTCAATCAACACGCCAGCAACATCCTTACCCAGGCCTGGCGTTGCGTTGAGCACGTCGCCAAGAGGGTCTGTACTGTCCCGCATCGAAGCAATGGTGGCAGTCATGGGCAAGAGCGGACCAAACTCTTCCTTAAGTGCCGCGAACCCACATACGGACAGCGCGCCTAGCGTGACACCGTGATAAGCATGGTCGCGAGACACCAGCCATTTACGCTGGGGCTCGCCATTCCTGGCCGCGAACGCCCGAGCGA
The sequence above is drawn from the Pseudomonas sp. St316 genome and encodes:
- a CDS encoding aminotransferase class III-fold pyridoxal phosphate-dependent enzyme, translating into MFKEKVSSDNNNTWLHFFPSDQIGKTDTFPSSIIEAQGIYVTDSEGRRYMDAISGAYCVNVGYGRDSIIDAASEAARKLAFCSPFSFSNPYSSRLAQTLADLASPVVGANARVFFTNSGSEAVETALKIARAFAARNGEPQRKWLVSRDHAYHGVTLGALSVCGFAALKEEFGPLLPMTATIASMRDSTDPLGDVLNATPGLGKDVAGVLIETVETSNGMVTPTTEYLDGLRRLREETGALLIVDEVITGFGRLGSWFSAEQYGLEADIVICAKGLTSGYDSLGATIVSERVASVFAQGEDSMFAHGATFGGRPAAAAAALENIGILERERLLENASSMGIYLKGVLQDLFGNHPKVSGLTGTGLLQAIHLRSIDSSAPATAEEVKVIRERLLNSGIITSLYYTRNDPTIEIAPPLCINREQIDHLCRVIVAALG
- a CDS encoding amino acid adenylation domain-containing protein — encoded protein: MTFDEIEHTGPARNPQIHAEECGVTETSIKLERATPDSDLEVRLLAAWLITASWYANWVENLNCTVVSRREQFDCPNIDLQAPARTLLDFCKATLGAFSGAQSTSWQVCAWSDTEQCPGVFGAARLQMCVSATNVELIFDGQFLERSLAHEIFDTLHSIACALQHENCFVVPDLLERARPEHSNSELLGKLHGIDEQDVLEAFEGHASRDPDKVAICDAGRVISYGQLSADIRELAAQLADQGVRPGSRVALRMSRSGDFVVAALAVLSLDAIYIPIDPQLPPERSKLMLEDARVGWVIEGDAVVAVGLSLSAAQPDDEPRCGYVLFTSGTTGRPKGVLISRASLSYYASVARHSFGLTSQDKVLQFATVSFDASVEEIYCCLMAGGTLVIRDSSVDLQPASFLQFLDEQQITFLDLPTGYWRELSLACTSQQLRFPSCVNLVVIGGEALYKSDIHNWYRLPAPRPTLINSYGPTETTVVTALQRVRLPDTDDDSRNDISIGRPIAGSRIVLLDRFDKPAPLGAMGQICISSPGVAEGYLHNPDMTAEKFFVRMENDRSLRRYYKSGDLGRIGRDGALEYHGRMDNVVKRQGFRISLGEIESIVRTLPEVSDCCVFMTDAGSDSKLLCVVQLMPGMQVSQLALRQQLMLDLPSYMVPNSFILLDEIPRNLAGKIDYNAVRGLAMVVVDATSKDLSSPFAGSEIAREIQSTLGGRELEWDASLVENGADSLEIVRLAMLLHKHSGHEWPLSTLYEYPSLGAILNDVGGPEIAKKHPRDFKDWRHAEFERLKGLIRRSAPGVSRAKDGILVTGATGLLGRHVVRALLKSTQRPIYCLVRSPMGSTESPHKKLTQLLNVRNEALQRLHIVVGDLDHDDVGLDEKGLYALQRSVSDIVHCAADTNMLSPYSKLVTTNVQGSLNLINLALESNASFHFISSLALFDTKPSLLATPETKIMEVDHVASGYLQSKWMTEMLLEHCAASGLKATIYRCGRLWGSRMNLEEARNDYVYQFLSVCQRIGQFPIMPMQLEICPVDRIAEQIASSVVSALRQPVSGAKIYHLCSNKSYTMDEIYAAMRQQLKELSLVNSSTWLAALNARIVRAPEDAEALRIFAVVKSLSLSECIDDLAITEAIASRECWVHGQPSGLTPEQMIEAVLAGSVRVSSHAQAVAH